One window of the Niallia circulans genome contains the following:
- a CDS encoding beta-galactosidase, giving the protein MIDKTVADNRLLHGGDYNPDQWLDYPEILKDDLRLMKLAKANTFTLGVFAWSALEPTEGEFQFDWLDERIEAIYQMGGRVILATPSGARPAWMSKKYPEVLRTTENRMKMLHGGRHNHCFSSPIYREKVAIINRKLAERYGNHPALLMWHISNEYSGDCHCELCQDNFRNWLKKKYGTLDKLNHAWWGPFWSHTITDWLEVESPSSIGESMVHGLNLDWKRFVTDQTIDFYKHEIVPLREISPSIPITTNFMADTHDLIPFQSLNYSEFAKHVDIVSWDCYPAWHNDWEETKDLAAKVGFINDLYRSLKQQPFLIMESTPSGVNWHDVNKTKRPGMHLLSSMQFIAHGSDSVLYFQWRKSRGSSEKFHGAVVDHDNSETNRVFQEVSAVGGALEKIAEVKGTHKQARVAIVYDWENNWALNDAQGFSDSTKQYPQTLQKHYQSFWKKDISVDIVTLNQELASYDLVIAPMLYMMSLDTISKLENYVANGGTLVSSYISGLVNETDLAHLSGWPAMLKRIFGIDVKEIDTLYPKDRNTLIYNGKQYEIKDYCTIFERKEANILATYMEDFYQGNPAVVENCYGKGKAYFIGARTEQAFLDDFYEELQKEGNLDSEREILHKEGVSVQRRDSAECYYLFVMNFTEQKQTVTLKESFFDLLTQEIKQEQIELLPYEVRVLKREK; this is encoded by the coding sequence ATGATAGATAAAACAGTAGCAGATAATCGCTTATTGCATGGTGGAGATTATAATCCGGATCAATGGCTCGATTATCCAGAAATATTGAAAGATGATTTACGATTGATGAAATTAGCAAAAGCAAATACGTTTACCTTAGGTGTATTTGCATGGAGTGCACTTGAACCAACAGAAGGGGAATTCCAGTTTGACTGGCTCGATGAAAGAATAGAGGCCATTTATCAAATGGGCGGGAGAGTCATCTTAGCTACTCCAAGTGGCGCTAGACCAGCATGGATGTCTAAGAAGTACCCAGAAGTCTTAAGAACCACCGAAAATCGCATGAAAATGTTACATGGGGGACGCCATAATCATTGTTTTTCTTCCCCTATCTATCGTGAAAAAGTAGCAATTATTAATAGAAAGCTAGCGGAGCGCTATGGAAATCATCCTGCGTTACTAATGTGGCATATTTCTAATGAGTATAGCGGCGATTGTCACTGTGAACTTTGCCAAGATAATTTCCGTAATTGGCTGAAAAAGAAGTATGGGACATTAGATAAACTAAATCATGCTTGGTGGGGGCCATTTTGGAGCCATACAATCACAGATTGGTTAGAAGTTGAATCTCCTTCTTCCATTGGAGAAAGTATGGTTCATGGATTGAATTTAGATTGGAAACGTTTTGTCACTGACCAAACAATTGATTTTTACAAGCATGAAATAGTGCCATTAAGGGAAATCTCTCCATCTATCCCTATTACAACAAACTTTATGGCAGACACGCATGATTTAATACCCTTTCAAAGTTTGAATTATAGTGAGTTTGCAAAGCATGTGGATATTGTTAGTTGGGATTGCTATCCTGCTTGGCACAATGATTGGGAGGAAACAAAGGACTTAGCTGCAAAAGTTGGTTTTATCAATGATTTGTATCGCTCTTTAAAACAACAGCCTTTTCTCATTATGGAAAGTACACCAAGTGGCGTCAACTGGCATGATGTGAATAAAACGAAGAGACCTGGTATGCATTTGCTATCCTCCATGCAATTTATCGCACATGGTTCAGACAGTGTTCTGTATTTTCAATGGAGAAAATCAAGAGGATCCTCCGAGAAATTTCATGGGGCAGTAGTGGATCATGATAATAGTGAAACGAATCGAGTCTTTCAAGAGGTTTCAGCAGTTGGTGGAGCTCTAGAGAAGATTGCTGAAGTAAAGGGAACACATAAACAAGCAAGAGTAGCAATTGTATATGATTGGGAAAATAACTGGGCTTTAAACGATGCACAAGGATTCTCCGATTCAACAAAGCAATATCCTCAAACGTTGCAAAAGCATTATCAAAGTTTTTGGAAAAAGGATATTAGTGTCGATATAGTTACATTAAATCAAGAGCTTGCTTCCTATGATTTAGTTATTGCTCCAATGCTCTACATGATGTCTCTTGATACAATTTCTAAATTAGAAAACTATGTTGCAAATGGAGGAACACTTGTAAGTTCATATATTAGCGGCCTTGTTAATGAAACGGATCTTGCCCATTTATCAGGTTGGCCTGCAATGCTAAAACGAATATTTGGCATTGATGTAAAAGAAATAGATACTCTTTATCCAAAAGATAGAAATACCCTTATCTATAACGGGAAGCAATATGAAATAAAAGATTATTGCACCATTTTTGAAAGGAAAGAAGCGAATATTTTAGCGACGTATATGGAGGACTTTTATCAAGGGAATCCTGCTGTTGTAGAAAACTGCTACGGGAAAGGAAAAGCCTATTTTATAGGGGCAAGAACGGAACAGGCCTTTTTAGATGATTTTTATGAGGAATTGCAAAAAGAAGGTAATCTTGACAGCGAAAGGGAAATTCTGCATAAAGAAGGTGTTTCCGTCCAAAGAAGGGATTCGGCTGAGTGCTACTATTTATTTGTCATGAATTTTACAGAACAAAAGCAAACAGTAACGTTAAAAGAATCCTTTTTCGATTTACTTACACAAGAAATAAAGCAAGAACAGATAGAACTTTTGCCATATGAAGTAAGGGTGTTAAAAAGAGAAAAATAA
- a CDS encoding SDR family oxidoreductase — protein MTKKQHYGSEVKCEEIEWTFPPQQQTRQPGFEYLMDPLPIFDNPKYIGTGKLKDRTAIITGGDSGIGRAVAVAFAKEGANIVISYFDEHTDAETTKRVVEQYGRSCLLIPGDLRRREHCEFIVQKTLETFGKIDILVNNAAVQFLREDLTSIPDEQWELTFDVNIHAYFHLTKAALPHLKEGASIVNTTSLVAYIGVSHLIDYTTTKGAIVSYTRALANNLVQKGIRVNAVAPGPFWTPIQPASQSAENIATLGSDVPMKRAGQPYEIAPVYVLLASDDGSYMTGQTIHVNGGAMVTT, from the coding sequence GTGACAAAGAAACAACATTATGGTTCTGAAGTAAAATGTGAAGAAATTGAATGGACGTTTCCACCTCAGCAGCAAACACGACAGCCGGGGTTTGAATATTTGATGGATCCACTTCCTATTTTTGATAACCCCAAATATATTGGAACAGGCAAGTTAAAGGACCGTACAGCTATTATTACTGGAGGAGACAGCGGCATCGGCAGAGCCGTTGCCGTCGCCTTTGCGAAGGAAGGGGCAAACATTGTCATCTCTTATTTTGACGAGCATACAGATGCAGAAACAACAAAGCGAGTTGTCGAGCAATATGGTCGCTCCTGCTTACTCATTCCAGGAGACTTGCGAAGAAGAGAACATTGTGAATTCATTGTGCAAAAAACATTAGAAACATTTGGAAAAATTGACATTTTGGTTAATAATGCAGCTGTACAATTTTTGCGAGAAGACTTAACTTCCATACCAGACGAACAATGGGAATTAACGTTTGATGTAAATATCCATGCCTATTTTCACTTAACAAAGGCTGCCTTACCCCATTTAAAAGAAGGAGCCAGTATTGTTAATACGACTTCTCTTGTTGCCTATATTGGGGTAAGTCACTTGATTGATTATACGACGACGAAAGGTGCGATTGTTAGTTATACAAGAGCGCTAGCCAACAACCTTGTGCAAAAAGGTATCCGTGTGAACGCTGTTGCTCCTGGACCTTTCTGGACACCCATCCAGCCTGCCTCACAATCGGCTGAAAATATTGCTACATTAGGCTCAGATGTACCAATGAAGCGGGCGGGGCAGCCGTATGAAATTGCTCCAGTCTATGTGTTGCTTGCTTCTGATGATGGTTCTTATATGACAGGACAAACGATTCATGTAAATGGCGGTGCTATGGTTACGACTTAG
- a CDS encoding cupin domain-containing protein, translating to MSVNPASPAFQLFGDSTQSVNYKRDSYNYITQLFSEQMPAIHTGLFNVHLNQGFIVQPHWHTNVNELVFVVSGEVMTSVFNPFTQSIMTYHVKPGQASQFPKGWFHWIVALRNNTHFLTIFDQPQPDIVFGSDFLRFLPKEIANRAYCVNEAAYAHALAPITQSTILGPPPGCDQIGGAVNYPYHATQPTPTIHPYLNLSSPPHAY from the coding sequence ATGTCTGTTAATCCAGCTTCCCCTGCCTTTCAACTATTCGGGGATTCTACCCAGTCTGTTAATTATAAAAGGGATTCTTATAATTACATTACACAGTTATTTTCTGAACAAATGCCTGCAATACATACTGGGTTATTCAATGTCCATCTTAATCAAGGATTCATTGTCCAGCCACACTGGCACACAAATGTGAATGAACTTGTTTTTGTCGTTAGTGGGGAAGTTATGACCTCTGTCTTCAACCCTTTTACACAAAGCATCATGACTTATCATGTAAAACCCGGGCAAGCTTCCCAATTTCCAAAGGGGTGGTTCCATTGGATAGTAGCATTGCGAAACAATACTCATTTTCTTACTATTTTCGACCAGCCGCAACCTGATATCGTGTTTGGTTCTGATTTTCTACGTTTTTTGCCAAAAGAAATTGCTAACAGAGCTTATTGTGTAAACGAAGCCGCCTACGCACATGCCCTTGCCCCCATTACCCAGTCTACTATTCTCGGGCCACCACCAGGATGTGACCAAATCGGAGGAGCCGTAAACTATCCATACCATGCCACTCAGCCTACACCTACTATACATCCTTATCTCAATCTTTCCTCTCCTCCCCACGCTTATTAA
- the cysI gene encoding assimilatory sulfite reductase (NADPH) hemoprotein subunit, protein MAKQILKAPDGPPSDVERIKEESNYLRGTLKESMEEELSAGISDDDNRLMKFHGSYLQDDRDLRNERAKQKLEPAYQFMLRVRTPGGIATPAQWLTMDDLAQKYGNNTLKLTTRQAFQMHGILKWNMKQTIQDIHQSLLDTIAACGDVNRNVMCNPNPYQSALHSEVYEWSKKLSDYLLPRTQAYHELWLDKEKVAFTPTVEETEVEPMYGKLYLPRKFKIGIAVPPSNDIDVFSQDLGLIAITEEEKLIGFNVAIGGGMGMTHGDKATYPQLAKVIGFCTPEQILDVAEKVITIQRDYGNRSVRKNARFKYTVDRLGLDNVVEELENRLGWKLQEAREFHFNHNGDRYGWEKGIKGKWHFTLFVEGGRIKDYENYPLMTGLREIAKVHTGDFRLTANQNLVIANVSSRNKKQIADLIEQYGIMDGKRFSALRRNSIACVSLPTCGLAMAEAERYLPVLIDKIEEIVDENGLRDEEITIRMTGCPNGCARHALGEIAFIGKGPGKYNMYLGAAFNGSRLSKLYRENVGEEEILSELRVLLPRYAKERTANEHFGDFVIRAGIVKEVTDGTNFHD, encoded by the coding sequence ATGGCAAAACAAATATTAAAAGCGCCAGATGGACCACCAAGTGATGTGGAACGAATAAAAGAAGAAAGTAATTATTTACGTGGCACATTGAAGGAATCCATGGAGGAAGAATTAAGCGCTGGTATTTCAGACGATGATAACCGCTTAATGAAATTCCACGGAAGTTACCTGCAAGATGATCGTGATTTACGCAATGAACGTGCCAAGCAAAAATTAGAACCAGCCTACCAATTTATGCTCCGAGTTCGAACACCGGGTGGAATAGCTACACCGGCTCAATGGCTGACAATGGATGATCTTGCACAAAAGTATGGAAATAATACATTAAAATTAACGACACGCCAAGCTTTCCAAATGCATGGCATTTTAAAATGGAATATGAAGCAGACTATTCAAGATATACACCAATCCTTACTTGATACAATTGCTGCTTGTGGCGACGTCAATAGAAATGTGATGTGCAACCCTAATCCGTATCAATCAGCTTTGCATAGTGAAGTGTATGAATGGTCCAAAAAATTAAGTGATTATTTACTACCTCGTACACAAGCTTATCATGAGCTCTGGTTAGATAAGGAAAAGGTAGCTTTCACTCCAACTGTTGAGGAAACAGAAGTGGAGCCAATGTACGGAAAATTATATTTACCTAGAAAATTTAAAATTGGTATTGCCGTTCCTCCTTCTAATGATATTGATGTATTTTCCCAAGACCTGGGGCTAATTGCCATTACGGAAGAAGAAAAACTAATTGGATTTAATGTTGCCATCGGCGGGGGAATGGGAATGACCCATGGAGATAAAGCAACATACCCACAGCTCGCAAAAGTAATTGGATTCTGTACACCTGAGCAAATTCTTGATGTGGCGGAAAAAGTAATTACGATTCAACGCGATTATGGAAATCGCTCTGTTCGAAAGAATGCTCGTTTTAAATATACCGTGGATCGCCTTGGTCTAGATAATGTAGTAGAAGAACTAGAAAATCGCCTAGGCTGGAAACTTCAAGAAGCGAGAGAATTTCACTTTAACCATAACGGCGACCGCTATGGCTGGGAAAAAGGCATTAAAGGAAAATGGCACTTCACTTTATTCGTGGAAGGCGGCCGCATTAAAGACTATGAAAATTATCCGTTAATGACAGGCTTACGCGAAATCGCTAAAGTACATACTGGCGATTTCCGATTAACTGCCAATCAAAATCTAGTCATTGCGAATGTCTCCAGCCGCAATAAAAAGCAAATCGCTGATTTAATCGAGCAATATGGCATTATGGATGGAAAACGTTTCTCTGCACTGCGTCGTAATTCTATTGCTTGTGTATCCCTGCCAACCTGCGGGCTTGCGATGGCAGAAGCAGAACGATACTTACCAGTCTTAATCGATAAGATAGAAGAAATCGTGGACGAAAATGGGCTACGTGATGAAGAAATTACCATCCGTATGACAGGCTGTCCAAATGGCTGCGCCCGCCATGCATTAGGGGAAATCGCCTTCATTGGAAAAGGACCTGGAAAGTACAATATGTACCTAGGCGCCGCCTTTAATGGAAGCCGCTTAAGCAAACTCTATCGCGAAAATGTTGGCGAGGAAGAAATCCTTTCAGAACTTCGCGTACTGCTCCCGCGCTATGCGAAAGAAAGAACGGCAAATGAACATTTTGGAGACTTTGTTATTCGCGCTGGTATTGTTAAAGAAGTAACCGACGGCACAAACTTTCATGATTGA
- a CDS encoding assimilatory sulfite reductase (NADPH) flavoprotein subunit has protein sequence MQLQVINSPFNQEQTELLNRLLPTLTESQKIWLSGYLSASTAVTASAEPISNTELTEQKAAEPITKDITILFGSQTGNAQSLAKNHGNRLKELGFNVTVQSMGDFKPNNLKKIQNLLVIVSTHGEGDPPDTAIAFHEFLHGKRAPKLENFQYSVLALGDSSYEFFCETGKQFDKRLEELGGTRLYPRVDCDLDYDEPASEWFEGIVSSLSLQSESTAQSISITPPSLQDSGYSRSNPYYAEVLEVINLNGRGSNKETLHVELSLEDSGISYEPGDSLGIFPHNDPVLVDLLIQELRFSPTESVTINKQGEVLAFREALLTYFEITVLTKPLVEKFAKITTNPALEDLLAKGNEDKLKAYINGRDLLDLIRDYGPIEADVQTFVSLLRKLPTRLYSIASSYKANPDEAHLTIGAVRYHANGRDRNGVCSVQIAERIQPGDKLPIYIQNNENFKLPDNPDTPIIMVGPGTGVAPFRSFLQEREEIGAEGKAWLFFGNQHFVTDFLYQTEWQNWLKDGVLTKMSIAFSRDKAEKVYVQHRMLEHSKELFEWLEEGAVLYVCGDEKHMAHDVHQTLLTIIQKEGQMSLEKAEEYIASMTQTKRYQRDVY, from the coding sequence TTGCAGCTTCAAGTAATAAATAGTCCTTTTAATCAAGAACAAACAGAATTATTAAACCGTCTTTTACCAACTTTAACTGAATCACAGAAAATTTGGCTAAGTGGGTATTTATCTGCTTCCACTGCAGTCACAGCATCAGCAGAACCTATCTCCAATACTGAATTAACGGAGCAAAAGGCAGCTGAACCAATTACAAAAGATATTACGATTCTTTTTGGATCCCAAACCGGAAATGCACAAAGCCTTGCCAAAAATCATGGCAATCGTTTAAAAGAATTAGGGTTTAATGTCACTGTACAGTCAATGGGTGACTTTAAACCTAATAATCTAAAAAAAATACAAAATCTTCTTGTTATTGTGAGTACTCATGGAGAAGGCGACCCACCAGATACTGCAATAGCTTTCCATGAATTCTTACATGGAAAACGAGCGCCTAAGCTGGAGAACTTCCAATATTCTGTGTTAGCGCTTGGTGACAGCTCGTATGAATTCTTCTGCGAAACAGGGAAGCAATTTGATAAACGTTTAGAAGAATTGGGTGGAACAAGACTTTATCCACGTGTGGATTGTGATCTTGATTATGATGAACCAGCTAGTGAATGGTTCGAAGGCATCGTCAGCAGCTTGAGCCTTCAATCAGAATCAACCGCTCAGTCCATAAGTATAACACCACCGTCTCTTCAAGATTCTGGTTATTCTCGCAGTAATCCGTATTATGCGGAGGTACTGGAGGTCATTAATTTAAATGGACGTGGTTCCAATAAAGAAACATTGCATGTAGAGCTTTCGCTTGAGGATTCTGGAATCTCTTATGAACCAGGTGACAGCCTTGGAATTTTTCCCCATAATGATCCAGTATTAGTTGATCTTTTAATACAAGAGTTACGTTTTTCTCCAACAGAAAGTGTCACAATCAATAAACAAGGAGAAGTTCTGGCTTTTCGAGAAGCTTTATTAACCTATTTTGAAATTACAGTTTTAACCAAACCATTGGTAGAGAAATTTGCAAAAATAACAACCAATCCAGCTTTAGAAGACTTACTTGCTAAGGGAAACGAAGATAAATTAAAGGCATATATAAATGGGCGTGACTTATTAGACCTTATTCGAGACTATGGGCCAATTGAAGCAGATGTGCAAACATTTGTATCCTTGCTTCGTAAACTGCCTACCCGCCTTTATTCGATTGCCAGCAGCTACAAAGCAAATCCTGATGAAGCACATTTAACGATTGGCGCCGTTCGTTACCATGCAAACGGCCGAGATCGCAATGGTGTTTGCTCCGTTCAAATAGCGGAACGTATTCAGCCAGGTGATAAACTGCCTATCTATATACAAAACAATGAAAATTTCAAACTTCCGGATAACCCAGATACCCCTATTATTATGGTTGGTCCAGGGACAGGAGTGGCACCCTTCCGTTCCTTCCTGCAGGAAAGAGAAGAAATCGGTGCCGAAGGAAAAGCATGGCTATTCTTTGGAAACCAACATTTTGTTACAGACTTTCTTTATCAAACAGAATGGCAAAATTGGCTTAAAGATGGTGTGTTAACAAAAATGAGTATTGCTTTTTCCCGGGATAAAGCGGAAAAGGTATATGTGCAGCACCGCATGCTGGAGCATAGCAAAGAGCTATTTGAATGGCTGGAAGAAGGAGCTGTTCTATATGTTTGTGGAGACGAAAAGCATATGGCACATGATGTTCACCAAACACTCCTTACTATTATCCAAAAAGAAGGTCAAATGTCTTTAGAAAAGGCTGAGGAATATATAGCTTCTATGACTCAAACCAAACGTTATCAGCGTGACGTTTATTAA